In the Topomyia yanbarensis strain Yona2022 chromosome 3, ASM3024719v1, whole genome shotgun sequence genome, one interval contains:
- the LOC131687104 gene encoding uncharacterized protein LOC131687104 has product MNTPGAGTATTNALQDTMQQTTFNCKGCNRPDHVEDMVACDGCNTWWHIGCAGVTETVADRSWRCSHCSTFCGSITSVRTTMSAQLRLKQLEEKKALEDKLQKEKAQKEREFLAQKHQLEADAEAEKERGSLKSFRSRHSQSDVRNWVAEQNFVVGKANPLVTSTSTPISTSGAITGVVPKAICPVLQLSLANTMSTTQPVYTLAPIIKRNPIMDHGIPHQPTTQTLTSYVPVLSNNLERRQQQQQYQPNTPYGLPQLMRPPIRSSGATVPSIPDRPIGTYLQLGPSFDVHSTAQPLVMTQNPSACQQPIWTGQSSLYPALHVGRSFIPPTTRFPNATGPPFSMNSHANVNPQHPAVSTEANETQALPKNQQRFEGHYFQPDPLLGAQYIYQQPIPPTNVSACYPPPTMGCFPPPQSAWLTDGVISPQQLAARHVVSRDLPKFAGDPLEWPMFLSSFESTTAMCGIQPDENLARLQKSLTGSAREKVQSILTLPSAIPEIINTLRDECGRPEQLVHCLLSRIRNAPSPNVNKLETLVTFGREVKNLVTYIEAASLHAHLSNPMLLTELVGKLPPSLRLDWGLYSQRISEVSLKAFSDYTSSIKTAACQVSLPTDSIHMDYSPRRGTKKEKDGFLNAHSMDDKNKIEPETVTESIIPNRSDSNPRPCHACQRVDHRIRNCDKFIMFTYPERMKFVEDHALCHRCLTGHGKWPCRTKQPCGVEGCKELHHKLLHSSKPSLSEDSARPGPSALVSTHCHHQTSTLFKILPVILHNKGKSVNTFAFFDDGSDLTLLEDGLANELGLDGIESPLCLRWTSNLTRKESRSKKVQLSISGTDKKEYFLQNVRTVENLGLPRQSLDYQDISHRFPFLRRLPIQGYSKALPRILIGVDNARLKLPQKKRERRDTEPVAIKTRLGWTIYGGQREHGGIDRVMIHVCNCLENQKLNDLVENYFALDNVGTGNLVIPESDEDQRARRILQQTTKRTDSGRFQTGLLWKTDEVEFPDSYPMAAR; this is encoded by the coding sequence ATGAACACTCCAGGAGCCGGGACCGCCACCACGAACGCCCTCCAAGATACGATGCAGCAAACAACCTTCAACTGTAAGGGTTGTAACCGCCCTGACCATGTCGAGGACATGGTGGCCTGTGACGGTTGTAATACCTGGTGGCATATTGGTTGCGCAGGTGTAACGGAAACAGTCGCCGACCGATCGTGGAGATGTAGCCACTGTTCCACATTCTGCGGTTCTATTACCTCGGTAAGAACGACTATGAGCGCCCAACTGAGACTGAAGCAATTAGAGGAGAAGAAAGCTCTGGAAGATAAACTTCAGAAGGAAAAGGCGCAAAAGGAACGGGAGTTTTTGGCTCAGAAACACCAGCTTGAAGCTGATGCCGAGGCTGAAAAGGAAAGAGGTAGCCTGAAAAGCTTCCGCAGCCGTCACAGTCAAAGTGATGTACGCAACTGGGTTGCCGAACAAAACTTCGTTGTTGGGAAGGCCAACCCGTTAGTCACAAgcacatcaactccaatttcaACATCAGGAGCTATAACAGGTGTGGTTCCTAAAGCTATTTGTCCCGTACTGCAACTTTCCTTGGCAAACACGATGTCGACGACTCAGCCTGTGTACACGCTTGCACCCATCATAAAACGTAACCCGATAATGGATCATGGTATACCACACCAACCCACAACACAAACATTGACATCATATGTCCCAGTACTGTCGAATAACCTAGAGAGACgtcaacaacaacagcaataTCAACCTAACACACCGTATGGTTTGCCACAGCTAATGCGGCCTCCGATAAGATCCTCAGGGGCAACAGTACCATCAATTCCAGACCGTCCGATAGGAACGTACTTGCAATTGGGTCCTTCGTTTGATGTTCACTCTACAGCGCAACCATTGGTAATGACTCAAAACCCATCGGCTTGTCAGCAACCCATATGGACAGGTCAGTCTTCGTTGTATCCGGCATTGCATGTGGGTCGATCTTTCATTCCTCCAACGACGAGGTTTCCTAATGCAACCGGACCACCGTTTAGTATGAATTCACATGCGAATGTAAATCCGCAACATCCTGCGGTATCCACGGAAGCGAATGAAACACAAGCGTTGCCAAAGAATCAACAGCGGTTCGAGGGACATTATTTTCAACCAGACCCTTTATTGGGAGCTCAATACATATATCAACAGCCGATACCGCCAACCAATGTGTCAGCATGTTACCCACCACCAACGATGGGCTGCTTCCCGCCGCCACAGTCAGCTTGGCTAACGGATGGAGTTATTAGTCCACAACAACTCGCAGCACGTCATGTTGTCAGCAGAGATTTGCCTAAATTCGCTGGGGACCCCTTGGAATGGCCTATGTTTTTGAGCTCATTTGAGTCGACTACCGCCATGTGTGGAATACAACCTGATGAAAACCTTGCTAGATTGCAAAAAAGTTTAACAGGAAGTGCTCGGGAAAAAGTGCAAAGTATTCTCACACTACCCTCCGCAATCCCAGAGATTATAAATACACTGCGAGATGAATGCGGACGTCCCGAGCAGCTAGTCCACTGTTTGCTGTCGAGGATACGAAACGCTCCATCTCCGAACGTCAACAAGCTTGAAACGTTAGTCACGTTTGGTCGGGAGGTGAAGAACCTTGTAACTTACATCGAAGCAGCCAGTCTCCACGCTCATCTCTCAAATCCAATGTTGCTAACAGAACTGGTAGGTAAACTACCACCTAGTTTACGTCTAGATTGGGGTCTTTATAGTCAGCGAATTTCAGAAGTATCCCTAAAAGCGTTTAGTGACTACACATCGTCCATCAAAACGGCCGCTTGCCAAGTGAGCCTCCCAACGGATTCCATCCATATGGATTATAGCCCTCGGCGTGGCacgaaaaaggaaaaagatggCTTTCTAAACGCACATTCGATGGACGACAAAAATAAGATAGAGCCGGAGACAGTAACTGAATCTATTATTCCAAATCGTAGCGATTCGAACCCAAGACCTTGTCACGCGTGCCAACGAGTTGATCACAGGATTCGCAACTGCGATAAGTTCATAATGTTCACTTACCCCGAGCGAATGAAATTCGTAGAAGATCATGCACTGTGCCATCGCTGTTTAACTGGGCACGGCAAGTGGCCATGTAGAACGAAGCAACCCTGCGGTGTTGAGGGTTGTAAGGAACTACATCATAAACTGTTGCATTCAAGCAAGCCTAGTTTATCAGAAGACTCCGCTCGACCAGGTCCTTCAGCCTTAGTATCTACACACTGCCACCATCAGACATCAACCCTTTTTAAAATATTACCGGTAATACTGCACAATAAAGGCAAATCGGTGAATACTTTCGCTTTCTTCGATGATGGATCGGACTTGACTCTATTAGAAGATGGACTAGCGAATGAACTTGGTTTAGATGGAATCGAAAGTCCACTGTGCCTCCGATGGACTAGCAATCTAACGAGGAAAGAATCCCGTTCGAAGAAAGTTCAACTAAGCATATCTGGAACTGACAAGAAAGAATATTTCCTACAAAACGTAAGAACGGTTGAGAATCTTGGGCTACCCCGACAAAGTTTGGACTACCAGGATATCTCCCATCGATTTCCGTTCCTGCGTCGTCTTCCGATTCAGGGCTACAGCAAGGCATTACCCAGGATCTTAATCGGGGTCGACAATGCGCGACTGAAACTGCCACAAAAAAAACGGGAGAGGAGAGATACGGAGCCTGTGGCCATAAAAACGCGTTTGGGATGGACTATATATGGAGGACAACGTGAACATGGCGGAATCGATCGAGTCATGATTCATGTCTGTAACTGTTTGGAAAATCAAAAGCTCAATGATCTGGTAGAAAATTATTTTGCCCTGGACAACGTTGGCACTGGTAACCTGGTAATACCAGAGTCTGATGAAGATCAACGAGCGCGCAGGATTCTCCAACAAACTACAAAACGAACAGATTCCGGCAGATTTCAGACTGGGTTACTTTGGAAGACCGATGAAGTCGAATTTCCAGATAGCTATCCGATGGCTGCACGGTGA